Proteins from one Arthrobacter sp. DNA4 genomic window:
- a CDS encoding LLM class flavin-dependent oxidoreductase: protein MGFGIFTFGELSRDGITGRAQSPHQRLEEIIGLAKLADQAGLSFLGLGEHHRHDFALSAPEMVLAAVARETTNLRLSTAVTVLSTQDPVRLFEQFATLDLVSGGRAEIIAGRGAFIESYPLFGYDTADYDALFDEKLRMLLELRDNATLDWQGTLTQTIPGMDIAPRPLQEKLPVWVGVGGTPASFARAGRLGLSLFVALLSGPERFRRLVELYRHTAAEAGHDAAALPVGAGGHFYVAPTSQQARDTFYPYYRAYFEQNMPRPVDHFPRSTFDDWSEPGGGLLVGSPQQVVEKILAIHEALGTSRYMAQIGLGGLPFAETARSIELPATEIMPAVNREIGAPAPA from the coding sequence ATGGGCTTCGGCATTTTTACCTTTGGTGAACTATCCCGCGACGGAATAACCGGACGCGCCCAGTCGCCGCACCAGCGGCTGGAAGAGATCATTGGGCTGGCCAAGCTTGCTGACCAGGCGGGCCTCAGCTTCCTGGGCCTGGGCGAGCACCACCGCCACGACTTCGCCTTGTCCGCCCCCGAGATGGTGCTGGCCGCGGTTGCCCGCGAGACCACCAACCTAAGGTTGAGCACCGCCGTCACCGTACTGTCCACCCAGGATCCGGTGCGGCTGTTCGAACAGTTCGCCACCCTGGACCTGGTTTCCGGCGGCCGCGCCGAGATCATCGCCGGGCGCGGCGCGTTCATCGAGTCCTACCCACTGTTCGGCTACGACACCGCCGATTACGACGCCCTCTTCGACGAAAAGCTGCGCATGCTGCTGGAGCTTCGGGACAACGCCACCCTGGACTGGCAGGGTACCTTGACCCAAACCATCCCCGGCATGGACATTGCCCCGCGGCCGCTGCAGGAAAAACTTCCCGTCTGGGTGGGGGTCGGCGGCACGCCCGCAAGCTTTGCCCGCGCCGGACGGCTGGGCCTGTCCTTGTTTGTCGCGTTGCTGTCCGGACCCGAAAGGTTCCGCCGCCTGGTGGAGCTGTACCGGCACACCGCGGCCGAGGCCGGGCATGACGCCGCCGCCCTGCCGGTGGGTGCCGGCGGCCACTTCTACGTGGCCCCCACCTCCCAGCAGGCACGCGACACTTTCTACCCCTATTACCGGGCGTATTTCGAGCAGAACATGCCCCGGCCCGTGGACCACTTCCCGCGCTCAACCTTCGATGACTGGTCTGAGCCCGGCGGCGGCCTGCTGGTGGGGAGCCCACAGCAGGTGGTGGAGAAGATCCTCGCCATCCACGAGGCACTGGGCACCAGCCGCTACATGGCCCAGATCGGACTGGGCGGGCTGCCGTTCGCCGAGACGGCGCGTTCCATCGAGCTGCCCGCCACCGAGATCATGCCCGCAGTCAACCGGGAAATCGGGGCCCCGGCTCCTGCCTGA
- a CDS encoding alpha/beta hydrolase gives MHAPFAEPTVAWQSPDDPNRPLVVLLHGRGSDESGIIGLASHLPAGFSYAAVRAPIPAGGGFAWFANRGTGRPVAESLAQTMEWFRTWLDPIAPEGRPVILVGFSGGAAFAGGLMLADPQRFEGTAVLYGTLPFEAGVPTSPDRLSGAPVFLAHGEADTVIPADLLGRTWDYLLGASGADTHARKDPGGHALTTETAAELGAWITEQA, from the coding sequence ATGCACGCACCGTTCGCCGAACCCACCGTCGCCTGGCAGAGCCCCGACGATCCCAACCGCCCTCTCGTGGTGCTGCTGCACGGGCGCGGATCGGATGAATCAGGAATCATCGGACTGGCCAGCCACCTTCCCGCAGGCTTCTCCTACGCCGCCGTCCGTGCGCCGATCCCGGCAGGTGGCGGGTTCGCCTGGTTCGCGAACCGGGGGACTGGGCGGCCCGTGGCCGAGTCCCTGGCCCAGACAATGGAATGGTTCCGGACCTGGCTGGACCCGATCGCCCCGGAAGGACGGCCGGTGATCCTGGTCGGCTTCAGTGGCGGTGCGGCGTTCGCGGGCGGGTTGATGCTGGCTGATCCGCAGCGTTTCGAGGGCACTGCCGTCCTCTACGGGACGCTGCCGTTCGAGGCTGGTGTGCCGACGTCGCCGGACCGCCTCTCCGGCGCCCCGGTGTTCCTGGCCCACGGCGAAGCCGACACCGTCATCCCGGCTGACCTGCTGGGCCGCACCTGGGACTACCTCCTGGGGGCCTCCGGGGCGGATACCCACGCCCGCAAGGACCCGGGTGGGCACGCCCTCACCACGGAAACCGCCGCCGAACTTGGTGCGTGGATCACGGAACAGGCCTAG
- a CDS encoding LacI family DNA-binding transcriptional regulator, with protein MADPAATASSVPASLDTGTRRDRPPTIRDVAELAGVATSTVSRALARPDRVNPRTRIRIEEAAAELNYVPSSQARGLSSGRTNAVAVLVPDITNPFYFDIIRGTQHQLKAAGVTQLLVDTEESSEMELDALHKMRKSADGFILAASRLTDAQLAEVSQSQPLVTFNRASTSAPTVMIDTPSAIIQALEHLASLGHHKVCYVAGPPTSWSNQMRWKVFEEDATKRGMEVHRIGPYAPKTTSGAAAADAAVRTGATACIVFNDLLAIGMLQRLQARGIRVPADMSIIGSDDIFGADFCNPPLTTISSPIEQAGRVAVSMLLAQLNPLSGSASRQLAVMPTHLTVRESTGPAPA; from the coding sequence ATGGCAGACCCAGCAGCGACGGCGTCGTCAGTCCCGGCAAGCCTTGACACGGGCACCCGGCGGGACCGCCCACCCACCATCCGGGACGTGGCGGAACTCGCCGGGGTGGCCACCTCCACCGTGTCGCGGGCCCTCGCGCGGCCCGACCGGGTCAACCCGCGGACCCGCATCCGGATCGAGGAAGCGGCCGCGGAGCTCAATTACGTGCCCAGCTCCCAGGCCCGCGGCCTCAGTTCCGGACGGACCAACGCGGTGGCCGTCCTCGTACCCGACATCACCAACCCGTTCTATTTCGACATCATCCGCGGCACCCAGCACCAGCTCAAGGCCGCCGGGGTCACCCAGCTCCTGGTGGACACCGAGGAGTCCAGTGAGATGGAACTCGATGCCCTGCACAAGATGCGCAAGTCCGCGGACGGCTTCATCCTTGCCGCGTCACGCCTGACGGACGCCCAGCTTGCAGAGGTCTCGCAGTCGCAGCCCCTGGTGACGTTCAACCGCGCCTCCACCAGCGCCCCGACGGTGATGATCGATACTCCCTCTGCCATCATCCAGGCCCTTGAGCACCTGGCCTCCCTGGGCCATCACAAAGTCTGCTATGTGGCCGGACCGCCCACCTCCTGGTCCAACCAGATGCGGTGGAAAGTCTTCGAGGAGGACGCGACCAAACGGGGCATGGAGGTCCACCGGATCGGCCCTTACGCCCCAAAGACCACGTCCGGTGCGGCGGCGGCGGATGCGGCCGTCAGGACGGGGGCAACAGCCTGCATCGTCTTCAACGACCTGCTGGCCATCGGCATGCTCCAGCGCCTCCAGGCCCGCGGCATCCGGGTTCCTGCCGACATGAGCATCATTGGCTCGGACGACATCTTCGGCGCGGACTTCTGCAATCCTCCGTTGACCACGATCTCCAGCCCTATCGAGCAGGCGGGCAGGGTGGCCGTGTCCATGCTGCTGGCGCAGCTCAACCCGCTGTCGGGAAGTGCCAGCAGGCAGCTCGCCGTCATGCCAACGCACCTGACCGTGAGGGAATCGACAGGCCCTGCCCCGGCCTGA
- a CDS encoding ABC transporter substrate-binding protein, which yields MRFKSTTGLAAIVTAAALALTGCGSGGSGNSGGSGNAGGKVDGTGKTLNVLTGVLAQYPEQQKQWQSDIAAKFKAETGADVKFETFASANDELTRIQTSVVSGQGPDVYGLGTTFTPTAYATKAFVTLSDDDWKAVGGKDRFNQAALGISGPDKDHMAGIPFVSRPFVMAYNKDLLAAAGIDKPATSWDELAAQAKKMTKGDTYGIATGYKDNYDPWKFIWAMSVQAGNPLVDGNKLKMDDPTVKKAYETYFGWLTDDKVVDPASVGWSNSNAVAAFASGKAGYLMMTTPSSMPTLAKSEVANKYEYTLMPTIAPGETQSKSDGDAASILSGDNLVVADYSKQKDLAFAYIKLITSKDEQLNYQKIFGDLPANAEALASLTDLKLKPLADAAAKSKATPFTGAWGDIQLGLLNVTVQSVPDLAAGKVDESALDQRIKDAQNKGQASLDRASKG from the coding sequence ATGAGGTTTAAATCGACTACTGGGCTCGCGGCAATTGTTACGGCTGCAGCACTCGCCCTGACCGGTTGTGGATCCGGAGGCTCGGGTAACAGCGGAGGCTCCGGCAACGCCGGCGGGAAAGTGGACGGAACGGGCAAGACCCTCAATGTCCTGACCGGCGTCCTGGCCCAGTACCCCGAGCAGCAGAAACAGTGGCAGAGCGACATCGCCGCCAAGTTCAAGGCTGAAACCGGAGCCGACGTGAAGTTTGAGACCTTCGCTTCTGCCAATGACGAGCTCACCCGCATCCAGACCTCCGTGGTCTCGGGCCAGGGACCGGACGTTTACGGGCTCGGCACCACCTTCACCCCCACGGCCTACGCCACCAAGGCTTTCGTCACCCTCTCGGATGACGACTGGAAGGCAGTAGGCGGCAAGGACCGCTTCAACCAGGCCGCCCTCGGTATTTCCGGGCCGGACAAGGACCATATGGCCGGCATCCCCTTCGTGAGCCGTCCATTCGTGATGGCCTACAACAAGGACCTCCTGGCAGCAGCAGGCATCGACAAGCCCGCCACCAGTTGGGACGAACTGGCAGCCCAGGCAAAGAAGATGACCAAGGGTGATACCTATGGCATCGCCACCGGCTACAAGGACAACTACGATCCGTGGAAGTTCATCTGGGCCATGTCAGTCCAAGCCGGCAACCCTTTGGTCGATGGCAACAAACTGAAGATGGACGACCCCACCGTCAAGAAGGCCTACGAAACCTACTTCGGCTGGCTGACCGATGACAAGGTTGTTGACCCCGCCTCCGTGGGCTGGAGCAACAGCAACGCCGTGGCGGCCTTTGCCAGCGGCAAGGCGGGCTACCTGATGATGACCACGCCAAGCTCCATGCCCACGCTCGCCAAGTCGGAGGTTGCCAACAAGTATGAGTACACCTTGATGCCCACCATCGCCCCCGGTGAGACGCAGTCCAAGTCCGACGGCGACGCGGCCAGCATCCTCTCCGGCGACAACCTGGTGGTGGCTGATTACTCCAAGCAGAAGGACCTCGCCTTCGCCTACATCAAGCTGATCACGTCCAAGGATGAGCAGCTGAACTACCAGAAGATCTTCGGCGACCTGCCAGCCAACGCCGAGGCCCTCGCCAGCCTGACCGATCTGAAGCTCAAGCCGCTGGCTGACGCCGCTGCCAAGTCCAAGGCGACACCCTTTACCGGTGCCTGGGGCGACATCCAGCTGGGCCTTCTCAACGTCACGGTCCAGTCCGTTCCGGACCTGGCCGCCGGCAAGGTGGACGAGTCCGCCCTCGACCAAAGGATCAAGGACGCCCAGAACAAGGGCCAGGCATCCCTGGACCGCGCCTCCAAAGGATAA
- a CDS encoding carbohydrate ABC transporter permease, producing the protein MSTDASHEVRLAADPAASRAPRNTDDAGQQPGHKGGPRRKGLSERNRPLWMLIPGGALMIIIIVVPLLLGIYMSVLNLDQYTLRKWISAPLIGAENFVEAVTDSPLLHAVWLSVSYSLLAMVVTLPLGIAAAVATQNAFKGRAVIRSIFLIPYVLPSFVVATVWRTMLQPGGIVDEALGAVGIHVGLWLNGPQTFWTLVLVQIWASWPFIYLLALSGLQSVDHEVHEASALDGALWWNKLRYVVFPYLKGPLSLAFLIGMLHHINNFTLPFVLFGVPAPADVEVLPILTYVTSFQSFRFGLSAAMAFISLVLIAIPLFVYLRAVKLDDAETPGGKK; encoded by the coding sequence ATGTCAACCGACGCCTCTCATGAAGTCCGGCTTGCGGCGGATCCCGCCGCAAGCCGGGCACCCCGGAATACCGACGACGCCGGGCAGCAGCCCGGGCACAAGGGCGGCCCGCGCCGCAAGGGCCTGAGCGAACGCAACCGCCCACTGTGGATGCTGATCCCGGGCGGAGCCCTGATGATCATCATCATCGTGGTCCCGCTGCTGCTGGGCATCTACATGTCAGTCCTCAACCTGGACCAGTACACCCTGCGGAAATGGATCAGCGCGCCGCTCATCGGAGCCGAAAACTTCGTTGAAGCAGTCACGGATTCGCCCCTGCTCCACGCGGTCTGGCTCAGTGTCAGCTACTCGCTCCTGGCAATGGTGGTGACGCTGCCGCTCGGCATCGCCGCCGCGGTGGCCACGCAGAACGCCTTCAAGGGCCGGGCGGTGATCCGCTCGATCTTCCTCATCCCGTACGTCCTCCCATCCTTCGTGGTGGCAACGGTCTGGCGGACCATGCTCCAGCCCGGCGGAATCGTGGACGAGGCCCTGGGCGCCGTGGGGATCCACGTGGGTCTGTGGCTCAACGGACCGCAGACCTTCTGGACGCTGGTCCTGGTCCAGATCTGGGCGTCCTGGCCGTTCATCTACCTGCTGGCGCTGTCCGGCCTGCAGTCCGTTGACCATGAGGTGCATGAGGCCTCGGCCCTGGACGGTGCACTGTGGTGGAACAAGCTGCGGTACGTGGTTTTCCCCTACCTGAAGGGCCCGCTGTCGCTGGCCTTCCTGATCGGGATGCTGCACCACATCAACAACTTCACCCTCCCGTTCGTGCTCTTCGGCGTCCCGGCCCCCGCCGACGTCGAAGTCCTCCCCATCCTGACGTACGTCACGAGCTTCCAGAGCTTCCGGTTTGGCCTGAGCGCCGCGATGGCCTTCATCTCCCTGGTGCTCATCGCCATCCCGCTGTTCGTCTACCTGCGTGCCGTCAAGCTTGACGACGCCGAAACACCAGGAGGCAAGAAATGA
- a CDS encoding carbohydrate ABC transporter permease, with product MSATTATRRSTPTFEVDRPGSHRQHEVLRLLPTPLLIFVLVFLGVLVLTPVLYIFLASVNSDIGVANGEFWPSTVTFENYSKIWTSVGLATGLTNSVLVVSATAVVSAALSVSTAFVLVRYTFRGRLTILRGLLALQSVPGTLMVLPVFVLFSSASTYLGIQVIGTQWGLFVTYLTFAMPFSTWVMVTYLRGLPKELEEAARIDGASNLGVLFRIILPLSWPGIVVSGIFAFLLGWNDVLFASVMTRPESQTAAVALQIFGASQEGGAIPYYGQMMAAALVCAAPVVILYLIFQRYLVGGLTAGGVK from the coding sequence ATGAGCGCCACGACAGCCACCCGGCGGAGTACGCCGACCTTCGAAGTCGACCGTCCCGGCTCGCACCGGCAGCACGAGGTGCTGCGGCTACTCCCGACCCCGCTGCTGATTTTCGTTCTGGTGTTCCTGGGCGTCCTGGTCCTGACTCCTGTGCTGTACATCTTCCTGGCCTCGGTGAACTCGGACATCGGGGTGGCCAACGGCGAGTTCTGGCCATCTACGGTCACGTTCGAAAACTACTCGAAGATCTGGACCAGCGTGGGCCTTGCCACGGGCCTCACCAACAGTGTGCTGGTGGTAAGCGCAACCGCAGTGGTGTCCGCCGCGCTGTCCGTGTCCACCGCGTTCGTCCTGGTCCGCTACACCTTCCGCGGGCGGCTGACCATCCTGCGGGGCTTGCTGGCCCTGCAGTCGGTGCCCGGAACCCTCATGGTGCTGCCGGTCTTCGTTCTGTTTTCCTCGGCTTCCACCTACCTCGGGATCCAGGTGATCGGAACCCAGTGGGGACTGTTCGTCACCTACCTGACGTTCGCCATGCCGTTCTCCACCTGGGTGATGGTCACCTACCTCCGCGGGCTTCCCAAGGAACTGGAAGAGGCAGCCCGCATCGACGGAGCGTCCAACCTCGGAGTGCTTTTCCGGATCATCCTCCCGCTGAGCTGGCCCGGCATCGTCGTCTCCGGCATCTTCGCCTTCCTGCTCGGCTGGAATGACGTCCTGTTCGCCTCGGTGATGACCCGTCCGGAAAGCCAGACCGCCGCCGTCGCACTCCAGATCTTCGGTGCTTCACAGGAAGGCGGCGCCATTCCCTACTACGGCCAGATGATGGCGGCGGCCCTGGTGTGCGCCGCGCCGGTGGTCATTCTCTACCTGATATTCCAGCGTTACCTAGTAGGCGGCCTGACCGCCGGAGGAGTTAAATAA
- a CDS encoding sugar phosphate isomerase/epimerase — protein sequence MVSTNQVTWQLSGFGDEIDDDPAVQIAVLQALGANHVEVRSAWGTNIVDLNDEQLQALASLLNSKGMKVSAIASPIGKVDVSLPVEHEVERLRRAVNAAKVLDARYIRIFSFYYGESVQVESIRGAVMERMRALADVAEEAGVILLHENEKDIFGDVPDRVLDIIQTVNSPALKVAWDAANFVQVGVKPFDEAYAKLRPHLEYLQVKDALFANGHVTPAGEGDGDLLRTVEALKADGYQGFASLEPHLAGAHGLGGFSGPTAFGIAARAFAKVTAEAGVQTA from the coding sequence ATGGTTTCGACCAACCAGGTCACGTGGCAGCTGTCAGGCTTTGGCGACGAGATCGACGACGACCCCGCGGTCCAGATCGCAGTGCTGCAGGCGCTCGGCGCCAACCACGTCGAAGTCCGCAGCGCCTGGGGCACCAACATTGTGGACCTCAATGATGAGCAGCTGCAGGCACTGGCGTCACTGCTGAACAGCAAGGGCATGAAGGTCTCAGCCATCGCCTCGCCCATCGGGAAGGTGGATGTCAGCCTTCCCGTGGAGCACGAGGTGGAGCGTCTGCGCCGCGCGGTCAACGCCGCCAAGGTCCTGGATGCCAGGTACATCCGCATCTTCTCCTTCTACTACGGCGAGTCCGTGCAGGTGGAGAGCATCCGCGGCGCGGTCATGGAACGCATGCGGGCGCTCGCGGACGTCGCGGAGGAAGCGGGTGTGATCCTCCTGCATGAAAACGAGAAGGACATCTTCGGGGATGTCCCGGACAGGGTCCTGGACATCATCCAGACCGTGAACTCGCCCGCCCTGAAGGTGGCGTGGGATGCCGCCAACTTTGTCCAGGTAGGGGTCAAGCCGTTCGACGAGGCTTACGCCAAGCTGCGCCCCCACCTGGAGTACCTGCAGGTCAAGGACGCACTCTTCGCCAACGGCCACGTAACGCCGGCAGGCGAAGGGGACGGTGACCTGCTCAGGACGGTCGAAGCACTCAAAGCCGACGGGTACCAGGGCTTCGCGTCGCTGGAGCCGCACCTGGCGGGCGCCCACGGCCTGGGCGGGTTCTCCGGCCCCACCGCCTTCGGCATCGCCGCCCGGGCCTTTGCAAAAGTCACCGCAGAAGCAGGAGTCCAGACCGCATGA
- a CDS encoding Gfo/Idh/MocA family protein, with protein sequence MSTLNVAITGCGVIGRTHAVALQSFPDARIVALVDAIPAASEALADFIGNQGGQRPPQFSTLSDAFAAVDIDLVALATPSGLHIQQGLEVLAAGKHVVIEKPLDVDLTRAQEIEAAAKEAAGKGIVASVISQHRFDQSSVAVADAIAKGRFGKLTSAIASVAWWRSQGYYDSGDWRGTWAMDGGGALMNQGVHTVDLLLWFMGRPVEIHAHTARLAHERIEVEDTAVATVTFENGGLAVLHATTAAYPGLTVRVQLMGSEGSAVVDNDRLEYFHSRDAGGESADMGLQGGGNQAEEELAKYPEEDYKAADPTTYPAGHVRQYRDILAAIAAGRQPGVTVSDAVNALAAVRAVYVSATLGQPVLFDDVLAGKYNDLEVRTGNNAAESA encoded by the coding sequence ATGAGCACCTTGAACGTAGCCATCACCGGGTGCGGCGTCATTGGGCGCACCCACGCCGTAGCCCTTCAGTCCTTCCCGGATGCCCGGATTGTGGCGCTCGTCGATGCCATTCCGGCGGCTTCCGAAGCGCTCGCCGACTTCATCGGGAACCAGGGCGGGCAGCGGCCGCCTCAGTTCAGCACGCTGTCGGACGCCTTCGCGGCGGTGGACATTGATCTCGTTGCACTGGCAACGCCCAGCGGCCTCCACATCCAGCAGGGCCTGGAAGTCCTGGCCGCCGGCAAGCACGTGGTCATTGAAAAGCCCCTCGACGTGGACCTCACGCGGGCCCAGGAAATCGAAGCCGCGGCAAAGGAAGCCGCTGGCAAGGGGATCGTGGCCTCCGTCATCAGCCAGCACCGGTTTGACCAGTCCAGCGTGGCTGTTGCCGATGCCATAGCCAAGGGACGCTTCGGTAAGCTGACCTCTGCCATCGCTTCCGTGGCCTGGTGGCGCAGCCAGGGTTACTACGACTCCGGCGACTGGCGCGGCACGTGGGCCATGGACGGCGGCGGCGCCCTCATGAACCAGGGTGTCCATACCGTGGACCTGCTGCTGTGGTTCATGGGACGTCCGGTGGAGATCCACGCGCACACCGCACGGTTGGCCCATGAACGGATCGAGGTGGAGGACACCGCCGTTGCCACTGTCACCTTTGAAAACGGGGGACTGGCAGTGCTGCACGCCACCACCGCCGCCTACCCCGGCCTGACCGTGCGCGTCCAGCTGATGGGATCCGAAGGATCAGCCGTGGTGGACAACGACCGGCTGGAGTACTTCCACAGCAGGGACGCCGGCGGCGAGTCCGCGGACATGGGCCTCCAGGGCGGGGGCAACCAGGCCGAAGAGGAACTGGCCAAATACCCGGAAGAGGACTACAAAGCAGCCGACCCAACCACGTACCCCGCCGGGCACGTCCGGCAGTACCGGGACATCCTGGCCGCTATCGCCGCTGGAAGACAGCCCGGCGTCACTGTCAGCGACGCCGTCAACGCGCTCGCAGCGGTGCGGGCCGTGTACGTATCGGCGACCCTGGGCCAGCCCGTCCTCTTCGATGACGTTCTGGCGGGCAAGTACAACGATCTCGAAGTCCGCACCGGCAATAACGCGGCAGAAAGCGCCTGA
- a CDS encoding sugar phosphate isomerase/epimerase: MKFSVFTASTPEWTQEEAVQHLADQGWDGVEWRVTDQAEAAEPGFWAGNRATVPLTGMEDHLDRIASLTSGAALEFSGIGGYARCDNHADVDRMLAATARLGAEKVRVTTLPLGTAAWGNEPASGTPYPELFAAARRDFEWIAERAAHHGVKALVELHHRTITASASSALRLLEGLDPRHVGVIHDLGNLLIEGQEDYLPAFELLGDYLAHVHVKNAVWVNSGETDESGAAVFRNEWAPLRSGQGSVLQYFRALAAFGYDGWVTVEDFSTDLPLAERTADNLDYLRSTAALAGLSVPAGRR, from the coding sequence ATGAAGTTTTCAGTATTTACGGCATCAACCCCGGAATGGACGCAGGAAGAGGCTGTCCAGCACCTCGCGGACCAGGGCTGGGACGGCGTCGAATGGCGCGTCACCGACCAAGCTGAGGCGGCGGAGCCCGGCTTCTGGGCCGGCAACAGGGCCACGGTCCCGCTCACCGGGATGGAAGACCACCTGGACCGCATCGCCAGCCTGACCAGCGGGGCGGCCCTGGAGTTCTCCGGGATTGGCGGGTATGCGCGGTGCGACAACCACGCAGACGTGGACCGCATGTTGGCCGCCACGGCCCGGCTGGGCGCGGAGAAGGTCAGGGTGACCACGCTTCCGCTGGGAACTGCGGCCTGGGGCAATGAACCGGCCAGCGGCACGCCCTACCCTGAGCTCTTTGCCGCAGCCCGCCGGGACTTCGAATGGATCGCCGAACGGGCTGCCCACCATGGCGTGAAGGCGCTCGTTGAGCTGCACCACCGGACCATCACCGCTTCCGCGTCGTCAGCGCTCCGGCTGCTGGAAGGGCTGGATCCGCGGCACGTGGGCGTCATCCATGACCTGGGCAACCTGCTCATCGAAGGGCAGGAGGACTACCTCCCCGCGTTCGAGCTCCTGGGCGACTACCTGGCCCATGTCCACGTGAAGAACGCGGTCTGGGTCAACAGCGGCGAAACCGATGAGTCCGGCGCCGCCGTCTTCCGGAACGAGTGGGCTCCACTCCGCTCGGGCCAGGGCAGCGTGCTGCAGTACTTCAGGGCACTCGCGGCCTTTGGCTATGACGGGTGGGTGACCGTGGAGGACTTCTCCACCGACCTTCCGCTGGCGGAGCGGACGGCTGACAACCTGGACTACCTTCGTTCCACCGCGGCCCTGGCGGGGCTCTCCGTCCCGGCAGGAAGGCGTTGA
- the uxaC gene encoding glucuronate isomerase, which translates to MGQPIADHPDRLLPADPGVRDIARSLFKKVEGLPIISPHGHVDAAIIEQNTPFPDPAALLVTPDHYVTRLIHAGGVPMDQLGLGGQPADSRQVWRRFCEAWPHFEGTASGYWIRQEFAHVFGLPEEPSADNADRLYDALQAKLSEPGFRPRELFKEFNIEVLATTDDPLDSLDSHAALHADPSFAARVLPTFRPDQYLNMAHPVWRDNVERLVDTAGEGASGYVGYIKALEARRRHFVERGAVSADHGVFTPATLKLDDGEAERLFERGRAGHASPADRDAFEAHMIYQMARMSVEDGLVMTIHPGSFRNHHSPTFEAFGADTGHDIPVAVNYTEAVRPLLQDFGTAKDFHLVLFTLDETVFSRELAPLAGFYPSVYLGAPWWFLDAPDAMLRFRSAVTETAGFSRSSGFIDDTRAFCSIPARHDTARRIEASFLARLVAEHRVSEERAHELIVDIVDASPRRVFKL; encoded by the coding sequence ATGGGCCAGCCCATAGCGGACCACCCGGACCGGCTGCTGCCTGCCGATCCCGGCGTCCGGGACATCGCACGGTCCCTTTTCAAGAAGGTGGAAGGACTGCCGATCATTTCCCCGCACGGACACGTGGATGCGGCAATCATCGAACAGAACACCCCCTTCCCTGATCCGGCGGCGCTGCTGGTCACGCCGGACCACTACGTCACCCGCCTGATCCATGCGGGTGGGGTGCCCATGGACCAGTTGGGCCTGGGCGGCCAGCCTGCCGATTCACGGCAGGTGTGGCGCCGCTTCTGCGAGGCGTGGCCGCACTTCGAGGGAACCGCGTCCGGGTATTGGATCCGGCAGGAGTTTGCCCACGTGTTCGGGTTGCCGGAGGAACCGTCCGCGGACAATGCGGACCGGCTGTATGACGCGCTGCAGGCCAAACTGTCGGAGCCGGGCTTCCGGCCGCGGGAACTTTTCAAGGAATTCAACATCGAGGTGCTCGCCACCACCGATGACCCCCTGGACTCGCTGGACAGCCACGCGGCCCTGCACGCAGACCCTTCATTTGCCGCAAGGGTGCTGCCCACCTTCCGGCCGGACCAGTACCTGAACATGGCGCATCCGGTGTGGCGGGACAACGTGGAACGCCTCGTCGACACAGCAGGGGAGGGCGCTTCCGGCTACGTCGGCTACATCAAGGCACTCGAAGCGCGCCGGCGCCACTTCGTGGAGCGCGGCGCGGTTTCCGCCGACCACGGCGTCTTCACGCCCGCCACGCTGAAACTGGACGACGGCGAGGCGGAGCGGCTTTTCGAGCGGGGACGGGCAGGCCACGCCAGTCCTGCGGACCGGGACGCCTTCGAAGCGCACATGATCTACCAGATGGCCCGGATGTCGGTGGAGGACGGCCTGGTGATGACCATCCACCCGGGCTCGTTCCGCAACCACCATTCGCCCACGTTCGAGGCGTTTGGGGCCGACACCGGCCATGACATTCCGGTGGCGGTCAATTACACGGAGGCGGTGCGCCCGCTGCTGCAGGACTTCGGGACGGCCAAGGACTTCCACCTGGTGCTGTTCACCCTTGATGAGACGGTCTTCTCCCGGGAGCTGGCCCCGTTGGCGGGCTTCTACCCATCGGTATACCTGGGCGCGCCGTGGTGGTTCCTCGATGCCCCGGATGCGATGCTGCGCTTCCGGTCGGCGGTGACGGAGACGGCCGGCTTCTCGCGGTCCTCCGGCTTCATCGATGACACCCGTGCGTTCTGCTCCATCCCGGCCCGGCATGACACCGCCCGGCGGATCGAGGCGTCCTTCCTGGCCAGGCTGGTTGCTGAACACCGGGTCAGCGAGGAACGGGCACATGAACTGATCGTGGACATCGTGGACGCGTCTCCCCGGCGGGTGTTCAAGCTGTGA